AACAACGATTCCGGTATCGCCGCGGCGTTGAAGCTCACAAACCGACCTCGCCGTCCACTCTCGACATGCAACCCGTGAGCAACCAATTCCTTCCCGGCGCCGGTTGGACCCTGAATCAACACCGGCGCCGAGTGCGGGGCCGCCCGTCGGACTGTCTCACGCAGATTACGGGCGACGGCCGACGTACCGATGATCAGCTCATTCACGCTGGTATGTGTCATTTGTTCTGGTCTCCGGCTCGCTTCTGCAAAGGCTTGGTTAGTTGGTCCGCATCATCGTCAGTCCGAATCACGTGCGGCGTGATGAAAAGGAACAGCTCCGTTTCGGATGTAGAGCGCTTAACGTGGCCGAACAGCGCACCGAGAATCGGAATGCTGGACAGAATGGGGACGCCCCCCTGCGTCGATTCGTGTTGTCGATCCGTCAGGCCACCGATTACTACGGTCTGGCCATCTTTGAGGAGAAGCTGCGTCTGAACGGATCTGGTAGAGATAACCGGCGCATCGAATTGCGTCTGGTCCGTCGCTGCGCTTACCTCCTGGCTCACTTGCAACGTGACATATCCGTCCGACGAAATAGTGGGACGCACCGACAATTTCGTTCCAACATCCTTGTACTGGACTACCTGATCCCGTGATGCCCCGTCGGTTGGGAGCGAACGCGATATCTCGACGAATGGCTGCTGACTGCCAACGAGGATCTGGGCTTCCTCGTTGTTGGCGGCTATCACGGTCGGTCGCGACACGATGGTCACCTCTCCCTTGGAGGCCGCGGCGCGAACAGTCGCTTCGAGATCAGGATCGCCTCCGATGCCTACCACGTGAAGGCTCGCATCGCCGGCAGCTATACCTGTGGTGTAGCCGTCATAGGTCGTGCGCGGATGACCGGGTATGTGAGCGGCGGGAAGATTGACATCGACTCCCAACTCGAGCGACCGATCGCGACTCACCTCCACAACCAGGACTTCGATCAGCGCCTGCAGTGGTCGTACATCGAGTTCCTTAACAGCCGCTGCTATCAACGCGAAGTCACCGGGATTCGCCCTGATCAGGAGTGCATTCGTAGATGCATCGGGGACGATCGTGGTCTCGCCTGATAGCGTTGCAGAGCCTTGAGTGACTGCACCACTCAGCAGACCAGACGGAGCAGCGGTAGCAGGCGGCCCCGTCATGGCATTGAAACTGGACTGGCGCTGCTGCGAGAGCTGCTGAGAAAGAGTTGAGGACTTGCTTCCTATCTCGCCAAATGCGCTGGCTCTTCCGTACAGGGAATTCACAGTTGCGGCTACATCGGCTGCGCGCGCATGACTCAAGCGTATGACGTATAACCGCGCATCGCCACCAGGTGGCGCTCTCGCGGATGCAGCGTTGGGTTCAGGTAAGGAGGGCGGCTTTTGCCTGATTTGATACGGGCCACCGGAGTCAGCGACGAGCTCGAGATTCTCACCCCGGAGCGTCGCCTTGAGAAGCGGCAGCACTTCCGCGACACGAATCGCGTGCGGAGTCTGTAGTGTGACCTTGCTGTTACCGATCGGTCCGAATACGACCGGGCGATCCAGGTACTGTCCCAG
Above is a window of Gemmatimonadota bacterium DNA encoding:
- a CDS encoding secretin N-terminal domain-containing protein, whose product is MSIHLIDVDVRTAIQALGQYLDRPVVFGPIGNSKVTLQTPHAIRVAEVLPLLKATLRGENLELVADSGGPYQIRQKPPSLPEPNAASARAPPGGDARLYVIRLSHARAADVAATVNSLYGRASAFGEIGSKSSTLSQQLSQQRQSSFNAMTGPPATAAPSGLLSGAVTQGSATLSGETTIVPDASTNALLIRANPGDFALIAAAVKELDVRPLQALIEVLVVEVSRDRSLELGVDVNLPAAHIPGHPRTTYDGYTTGIAAGDASLHVVGIGGDPDLEATVRAAASKGEVTIVSRPTVIAANNEEAQILVGSQQPFVEISRSLPTDGASRDQVVQYKDVGTKLSVRPTISSDGYVTLQVSQEVSAATDQTQFDAPVISTRSVQTQLLLKDGQTVVIGGLTDRQHESTQGGVPILSSIPILGALFGHVKRSTSETELFLFITPHVIRTDDDADQLTKPLQKRAGDQNK